A single region of the Cereibacter sphaeroides 2.4.1 genome encodes:
- the gatB gene encoding Asp-tRNA(Asn)/Glu-tRNA(Gln) amidotransferase subunit GatB: protein MLDLTYEAPKPKVIAGAKHDWELVIGMEIHAQVSSNAKLFSGASTTFGAEPNSNVSFVDCAMPGMLPVINEFCVAQAVRTGLGLKAQINLVSAFDRKNYFYPDLPQGYQISQLYHPIVGEGEVLVELAPGIARLVRIERIHLEQDAGKSIHDMDPNLSFVDFNRTGVALMEIVSRPDIRGPEEAAAYVAKLRQILRYLGTCDGNMQNGNLRADVNVSVCRPGQYEKYQETQDFSHLGTRCEIKNMNSMRFIQQAIDYEARRQIAILEDGGKVVQETRLYDPDKGETRSMRSKEEAHDYRYFPDPDLLPLEIEQGWVDEIAASMPELPDAKKARFMADYGVTDYDANVLTAELDAAAYFEEVARGRDGKQAANWVINELFGRLNKQGLTIADTPVKAGQLGGVLDLIASGEISGKMAKDLFEILWTEGGDPAEVAAARGMKQVTDTGAIETAVDEIIAANPAQVEKAKANPKLAGWFVGQVIKATGGKANPAAVNQIVAQKLGL from the coding sequence ATGCTCGACCTGACCTACGAAGCCCCCAAGCCCAAGGTGATCGCCGGGGCCAAGCACGACTGGGAACTGGTGATCGGGATGGAGATCCACGCCCAGGTCTCGTCGAATGCCAAGCTCTTCTCGGGCGCCTCGACCACCTTCGGGGCCGAGCCGAACTCGAACGTCTCCTTCGTGGATTGCGCGATGCCGGGAATGCTGCCGGTCATCAACGAGTTCTGCGTGGCGCAGGCGGTCCGCACCGGCCTCGGCCTGAAGGCGCAGATCAACCTCGTCTCGGCCTTCGACCGCAAGAACTACTTCTACCCGGACCTGCCGCAGGGCTACCAGATCAGCCAACTCTACCATCCGATCGTGGGCGAGGGCGAGGTGCTGGTCGAGCTGGCCCCGGGCATCGCGCGGCTGGTGCGGATCGAGCGCATTCACCTCGAGCAGGATGCGGGCAAGTCGATCCACGACATGGACCCGAATCTCTCTTTCGTGGACTTCAACCGCACCGGCGTCGCGCTGATGGAAATCGTGAGCCGCCCCGACATCCGCGGGCCCGAGGAGGCGGCGGCCTATGTGGCGAAACTCCGCCAGATCCTGCGCTACCTCGGCACCTGCGACGGCAACATGCAGAACGGCAACCTCCGCGCCGACGTGAACGTGTCGGTCTGCCGTCCGGGACAGTACGAGAAGTATCAGGAGACGCAGGATTTCTCGCATCTGGGCACCCGTTGCGAGATCAAGAACATGAACTCGATGCGCTTCATCCAGCAGGCCATCGATTACGAGGCGCGCCGCCAGATCGCCATTCTCGAGGATGGCGGCAAGGTGGTGCAGGAAACGCGGCTCTACGATCCCGACAAGGGCGAGACGCGCTCGATGCGGTCGAAGGAAGAGGCGCACGATTACCGCTACTTCCCCGACCCCGACCTCCTGCCGCTCGAGATCGAACAGGGCTGGGTGGACGAGATCGCGGCCTCGATGCCCGAACTGCCGGACGCGAAGAAGGCCCGTTTCATGGCCGACTATGGCGTGACCGACTACGACGCCAATGTGCTGACGGCCGAACTCGATGCGGCGGCCTATTTCGAGGAGGTGGCTCGCGGGCGCGACGGCAAGCAGGCGGCGAACTGGGTCATCAACGAGCTCTTCGGCCGGCTGAACAAGCAGGGCCTGACCATCGCCGACACGCCGGTGAAGGCCGGACAGCTGGGCGGGGTTCTCGATCTGATCGCGTCGGGCGAGATTTCCGGCAAGATGGCCAAGGATCTGTTCGAGATCCTCTGGACCGAGGGCGGCGATCCGGCAGAGGTGGCCGCGGCGCGCGGCATGAAGCAGGTGACCGACACCGGGGCCATCGAGACGGCGGTCGACGAGATCATCGCGGCCAATCCCGCGCAGGTCGAGAAGGCCAAGGCGAACCCCAAGCTTGCGGGCTGGTTCGTGGGTCAGGTCATCAAGGCCACGGGCGGCAAGGCCAATCCGGCCGCCGTCAACCAGATCGTGGCCCAGAAGCTGGGGCTCTGA
- a CDS encoding transglycosylase SLT domain-containing protein, whose translation MKLRMVLIGLLLALPISCGEARPTSDVRNFLPVMRWDHRPEAKIWTERTLLAVEQRDDFLTDTVPQDIGTWCPGYPDATPEERRAFWTGILSALAKHESTWNPVASGGGGRWIGLTQIAPQTAQAYGCRAQSAGALKDGALNLSCAVRIAARQVERDGLVAGNGTRGLGRDWAPFRSASKRAEMAAWTRAQPYCKVKS comes from the coding sequence ATGAAGCTCCGCATGGTCCTGATCGGTCTGCTGCTCGCCCTGCCCATCTCCTGCGGTGAGGCGCGGCCCACGTCGGATGTCCGCAACTTCCTGCCCGTCATGCGGTGGGATCACCGGCCCGAAGCGAAGATCTGGACCGAGCGGACCCTGCTCGCGGTGGAACAGCGCGACGACTTCCTGACCGATACGGTGCCGCAGGACATCGGCACCTGGTGCCCGGGCTATCCCGACGCCACGCCCGAAGAGCGGCGCGCCTTCTGGACCGGCATCCTCTCGGCGCTGGCCAAGCACGAGAGCACCTGGAACCCGGTCGCTTCGGGCGGGGGCGGGCGCTGGATCGGCCTCACCCAGATCGCGCCGCAGACCGCGCAGGCCTACGGCTGCCGGGCTCAGAGCGCAGGCGCGCTGAAGGACGGGGCGCTGAACCTCTCCTGCGCCGTGCGGATCGCCGCGCGGCAGGTCGAGCGGGACGGTCTGGTGGCCGGCAACGGCACCCGCGGCCTCGGGCGCGACTGGGCGCCCTTCCGCAGCGCCTCGAAGCGGGCCGAGATGGCCGCCTGGACCCGCGCGCAGCCCTATTGCAAGGTCAAGAGCTGA
- a CDS encoding DnaJ family domain-containing protein, which translates to MEVRMGWLDRIAERRMLKARAEGQLSGLSGEGQPLPERPSEAFTSPGEAVGFRIMAEAGVLPEEIVLKKQAAEQRARLAGISDPEERRAAMAELARIEMRQAMAEEARRRFLRG; encoded by the coding sequence ATGGAGGTGCGGATGGGTTGGCTCGACCGGATTGCGGAACGGCGGATGCTGAAGGCCCGGGCCGAGGGCCAGCTCTCGGGCCTGTCGGGCGAGGGTCAGCCCCTGCCCGAGAGACCGTCGGAGGCCTTCACCAGCCCCGGCGAAGCAGTGGGCTTCCGCATCATGGCGGAAGCGGGCGTCCTGCCCGAAGAGATCGTCCTGAAGAAGCAGGCCGCGGAACAGCGCGCACGGCTGGCGGGGATCAGCGATCCCGAGGAACGGCGCGCGGCCATGGCGGAACTGGCGCGGATCGAGATGCGGCAGGCGATGGCCGAAGAGGCGCGCCGCCGCTTCCTGCGCGGCTGA
- a CDS encoding valine--tRNA ligase, whose amino-acid sequence MPMDKTFNAAEAEARLYDAWEKAGAFRAGANASRPETFCIMIPPPNVTGSLHMGHAFNNTLQDILTRWHRMRGFDTLWQPGQDHAGIATQMVVERELAKSGQPGRREMGREAFLEKVWEWKEQSGGTIVNQLKRLGASCDWSRNAFTMDPNFQRAVLKVFVDLYEKGFIYRGKRLVNWDPHFETAISDLEVEQVEVNGNMWRLRYQLADGATYRHPVAFDEEGRPTEWEERDYLTVATTRPETMLGDTGIAVNPADERYAHLIGKEVVLPLVGRRIPIVADDYADPSKGTGAVKITPAHDFNDWGVGQRTGLRAINVMSGRATMFLIENPDFTEGCAPSEEALALDGLDRYEARKRVVALAEEQGWLDGIDQDRHMVPHGDRSKVAIEPMLTDQWFVDTAQIVQPAIDAVRTGRTEILPERDAKTYFHWLENIEPWCISRQLWWGHQIPVWYGLDIWPARFEDDGDDTLDEVEIFELLEDGAFNHADPTHHCAFDFEGVSEKFLDDLASLPHPLNNARVVEVASRAEAIDRLAQALADYNLNEDPTHLVYPVWRDPDVLDTWFSSGLWPIGTLGWPEETPELARYFPTNVLITGFDIIFFWVARMMMMQLAVVNEVPFKTVYVHALVRDEKGKKMSKSLGNVLDPLELIDEFGADAVRFTLTAMAAMGRDLKLSTARIQGYRNFGTKLWNACRFAEMNGVWEGHATQAAPPAATATVNRWIIGETGRVREEVDAALAAYRFDSAANALYAFVWGKVCDWYVEFSKPLFDTEAAAETRATMGWVLDQCMVLLHPIMPFITEDLWATTGSRTKMLVHSDWPSFGAELVDPAADREMSWVISLIEEIRSARAQVHVPAGLKLPVVQLALDAAGREALARNEALILRLARLEGFTEAASAPKGALTIAVEGGSFAIPLEGVIDIGAEKARLAKTLEKLEKDMAGLRGRLGNPNFVASAPEEVVDEARTRLEQGEEEGAKLSAALARLSEIA is encoded by the coding sequence ATGCCGATGGACAAGACCTTCAACGCCGCCGAGGCCGAGGCCCGGCTCTACGACGCCTGGGAGAAGGCAGGCGCCTTCCGCGCCGGGGCCAATGCCTCGCGTCCCGAGACCTTCTGCATCATGATCCCGCCGCCGAACGTGACGGGCTCGCTCCACATGGGGCATGCGTTCAACAACACGTTGCAGGACATCCTGACCCGCTGGCACCGGATGCGCGGCTTCGACACGCTCTGGCAGCCGGGGCAGGACCATGCCGGGATCGCCACGCAGATGGTGGTGGAGCGGGAGCTTGCGAAGTCCGGCCAGCCGGGCCGCCGCGAGATGGGCCGCGAGGCCTTCCTCGAGAAGGTCTGGGAGTGGAAGGAGCAGTCGGGCGGCACCATCGTCAACCAGCTGAAGCGGCTCGGCGCCTCCTGCGACTGGTCGCGCAATGCCTTCACCATGGACCCGAATTTCCAGCGCGCAGTGCTGAAGGTCTTCGTGGACCTCTATGAGAAGGGCTTCATCTACCGCGGCAAGCGGCTGGTGAACTGGGACCCCCATTTCGAGACCGCGATCTCGGACCTCGAGGTGGAGCAGGTAGAGGTCAACGGCAACATGTGGCGCCTGCGCTACCAGCTGGCCGATGGCGCGACCTACCGGCATCCGGTGGCCTTCGACGAGGAGGGCCGCCCGACAGAGTGGGAAGAGCGCGACTACCTGACCGTCGCCACCACCCGCCCCGAGACCATGCTGGGCGACACCGGCATCGCGGTGAATCCGGCGGACGAGCGCTATGCCCACCTGATCGGGAAAGAGGTGGTCCTGCCGCTGGTCGGCCGCCGCATCCCGATCGTGGCCGACGACTATGCCGATCCCTCGAAGGGCACCGGCGCCGTGAAGATCACGCCCGCGCACGATTTCAACGACTGGGGGGTGGGTCAGCGCACCGGCCTCCGCGCCATCAACGTCATGTCCGGGCGCGCGACGATGTTCCTCATCGAGAACCCGGACTTCACCGAGGGCTGTGCGCCCTCGGAAGAGGCGCTGGCCCTCGACGGGCTCGACCGCTACGAGGCCCGCAAGCGCGTCGTGGCGCTGGCCGAGGAGCAGGGCTGGCTCGACGGGATCGATCAGGACAGGCACATGGTGCCGCACGGCGATCGCTCGAAGGTCGCCATCGAGCCGATGCTGACCGATCAGTGGTTCGTGGATACGGCCCAGATCGTCCAGCCCGCCATCGATGCGGTGCGGACCGGCCGGACCGAGATCCTGCCCGAGCGCGACGCCAAAACCTATTTCCACTGGCTCGAGAACATTGAGCCCTGGTGCATCTCGCGCCAGCTCTGGTGGGGTCACCAGATCCCGGTCTGGTACGGGCTCGACATCTGGCCTGCCCGCTTCGAGGATGACGGCGACGACACGCTCGACGAGGTCGAGATCTTCGAGCTGCTCGAGGACGGCGCGTTCAACCATGCCGATCCCACGCATCACTGCGCCTTCGACTTCGAGGGGGTGTCCGAGAAGTTCCTCGACGATCTAGCCTCGCTGCCCCATCCGCTGAACAATGCGCGCGTGGTCGAGGTGGCGAGCCGCGCCGAGGCCATCGACCGGCTGGCACAGGCGCTGGCCGACTACAACCTCAACGAGGATCCGACCCATCTGGTCTACCCCGTCTGGCGCGATCCGGACGTGCTCGACACCTGGTTCTCGTCGGGGCTCTGGCCCATCGGCACGCTGGGCTGGCCCGAGGAGACGCCCGAGCTCGCCCGCTACTTCCCGACGAACGTGCTTATCACCGGCTTCGACATCATCTTCTTCTGGGTCGCCCGGATGATGATGATGCAGCTTGCCGTGGTGAACGAGGTGCCCTTCAAGACCGTCTATGTCCATGCGCTCGTGCGGGACGAGAAGGGCAAGAAGATGTCGAAGTCGCTCGGCAATGTGCTCGACCCGCTGGAGCTGATCGACGAATTCGGCGCGGATGCCGTGCGCTTCACCCTGACGGCCATGGCCGCGATGGGACGCGACCTGAAGCTTTCGACGGCGCGCATCCAGGGCTACCGCAACTTCGGCACCAAGCTCTGGAACGCTTGCCGCTTCGCCGAGATGAACGGCGTCTGGGAAGGCCACGCCACGCAGGCCGCCCCGCCCGCCGCGACCGCCACGGTCAACCGCTGGATCATCGGCGAGACGGGACGCGTGCGCGAGGAAGTGGATGCGGCGCTGGCGGCCTACCGGTTCGATTCGGCGGCCAACGCCCTCTATGCCTTCGTCTGGGGCAAGGTCTGCGACTGGTATGTGGAATTCTCGAAGCCGCTCTTCGATACGGAGGCGGCCGCCGAGACCCGCGCCACCATGGGCTGGGTGCTCGACCAGTGCATGGTCCTGCTCCACCCGATCATGCCCTTCATCACGGAAGACCTCTGGGCCACCACGGGCAGCCGGACCAAGATGCTGGTTCACTCCGACTGGCCGTCCTTCGGGGCCGAACTGGTCGATCCCGCGGCGGATCGCGAGATGAGCTGGGTGATCTCGCTCATCGAGGAGATCCGCTCGGCCCGCGCTCAGGTCCATGTGCCGGCGGGGCTGAAACTACCGGTCGTGCAGCTCGCGCTGGATGCGGCCGGGCGCGAGGCGCTGGCGCGGAACGAGGCGCTCATCCTGCGTCTGGCGCGGCTCGAGGGCTTCACCGAGGCGGCGAGCGCGCCGAAGGGGGCGCTCACCATCGCGGTCGAGGGCGGCAGCTTCGCCATTCCGCTCGAGGGCGTGATCGACATCGGCGCCGAGAAGGCGCGCCTCGCCAAGACCCTCGAGAAGCTCGAGAAGGACATGGCGGGCCTCCGCGGGCGGCTCGGCAACCCGAACTTCGTGGCCTCGGCCCCGGAAGAAGTGGTGGACGAGGCGCGCACCCGGCTCGAACAGGGGGAAGAGGAAGGGGCCAAGCTCTCGGCCGCCCTCGCCCGGCTGTCCGAGATCGCCTGA
- a CDS encoding Lrp/AsnC family transcriptional regulator produces MDELDRNILGILGADARTSVATLSRRLKVARSTIQARLERLETSGVIAGYTLKLGEQARQGRLRASVLLTIEPRTQAAILTRLKAISEVERVFTTSGRFDLLLQIAAPSTQVLDQVLDEVGAMTGVRSSESLIHLSTRIDRAV; encoded by the coding sequence ATGGACGAGCTTGATCGCAACATTCTCGGCATCCTTGGGGCGGATGCCCGCACCTCGGTGGCGACACTCTCTCGCCGGTTGAAGGTGGCACGCTCCACGATCCAGGCCCGGCTCGAGCGGCTGGAGACCTCGGGCGTGATCGCGGGCTATACGCTGAAGCTCGGCGAACAGGCGCGGCAGGGGCGGCTCCGGGCCTCGGTCCTGCTCACGATCGAGCCCCGGACGCAGGCGGCGATCCTCACCCGGCTCAAGGCCATTTCCGAGGTCGAGCGGGTCTTCACCACCTCGGGCCGGTTCGACCTGCTGCTGCAGATCGCGGCCCCCTCGACGCAGGTTCTCGATCAGGTGCTCGACGAGGTGGGCGCCATGACCGGGGTCCGCAGTTCGGAAAGCCTCATCCATCTCTCGACCCGGATCGACCGGGCCGTGTGA
- a CDS encoding type III PLP-dependent enzyme, with protein sequence MGLSKTIWTNPAEYLRALSPEAPVLFFSPSTLQATARRFIDGFPGMVTYAVKSNPEEVVIENLAAAGIRGYDVASPHEIRMIRRIAPDAALHYNNPVRSRSEIGVGVEMGVKSWSVDSASELAKLIELVPAEGCEIAVRFKLAVSGAAYNFGAKFGATVELAVELLRRVAEAGFIPSMTFHPGTQCTDPAAWETYIRTAAEIARDAGVTIARLNVGGGFPSHRLNGVEPELEAIFHLIDRVTDEAFGADRPLLVCEPGRGICADAFTLAARIKAVRDDAHVFLNDGVYGSLTELPMIGVIDRVAVLTPEGRRRDGETRDRIIFGPTCDSVDRLPGELPLAADVEEGDFLVFQGMGAYSAATNTRFNGFGELSMATVLSLKL encoded by the coding sequence ATGGGACTCTCGAAGACGATCTGGACAAACCCCGCCGAATATCTCCGTGCGCTCTCTCCCGAGGCGCCGGTGCTGTTCTTCTCGCCGTCGACCCTGCAGGCGACGGCGCGGCGCTTCATCGACGGCTTTCCGGGCATGGTGACCTATGCGGTCAAGTCCAACCCGGAAGAGGTGGTGATCGAGAACCTCGCCGCCGCGGGGATCCGCGGCTACGACGTGGCCTCGCCCCACGAGATCCGCATGATCCGCCGCATCGCGCCGGATGCGGCGCTGCACTACAACAACCCCGTGCGCTCGCGCTCCGAGATCGGCGTGGGCGTCGAGATGGGCGTGAAGAGCTGGTCGGTCGACTCGGCCTCGGAACTGGCCAAGCTCATCGAGCTCGTGCCCGCCGAGGGCTGCGAGATCGCGGTGCGCTTCAAGCTGGCGGTCTCGGGCGCGGCCTATAACTTCGGGGCCAAGTTCGGCGCGACGGTCGAGCTCGCGGTCGAGCTGCTGCGCCGGGTGGCCGAGGCGGGCTTCATCCCGTCGATGACCTTCCACCCGGGTACGCAATGCACCGACCCCGCCGCGTGGGAAACCTACATCCGCACTGCCGCCGAGATTGCGCGCGACGCCGGCGTGACCATCGCGCGGCTGAACGTGGGCGGGGGCTTCCCCTCGCACCGGCTGAACGGGGTCGAACCCGAGCTCGAGGCCATCTTCCACCTGATCGACCGCGTGACGGATGAGGCCTTCGGGGCCGACCGGCCGCTCCTCGTCTGCGAACCGGGCCGGGGCATCTGCGCCGACGCCTTCACGCTTGCCGCGCGCATCAAGGCGGTGCGCGACGACGCCCATGTGTTCCTCAACGACGGCGTCTACGGCTCGCTGACCGAGCTGCCGATGATCGGCGTGATCGACCGCGTGGCGGTGCTGACCCCCGAGGGCCGTCGGCGCGACGGAGAGACCCGCGACCGCATCATCTTCGGGCCGACCTGCGACTCGGTGGACCGCCTTCCGGGCGAGCTGCCGCTTGCCGCGGATGTGGAGGAGGGCGACTTTCTGGTGTTCCAGGGCATGGGCGCCTACTCCGCCGCCACCAATACCCGCTTCAACGGCTTCGGCGAACTGAGTATGGCCACCGTCCTCTCGCTCAAATTGTAA
- a CDS encoding DUF2235 domain-containing protein, translating into MSLIKSVRHWLRRHPTVATEPATPPARGAHRGQVDHVILFDGTCSSLEAGHETNVGLIFKLLREERRSVQRTIYYEPGLQWGGWLRIGDLVQGKGLNRQIRRAYGYLASHYQPGDRIFLFGYSRGAYAARSLAGVIDRVGLLRREEATERNVRLAWRHYEQGSIRPHARAFSRRHCHARVEIEMVGIFDTVKALGLRLPLLWRLSEDRHAFHSHKLGRTVRHGFHALALDETRTVFEPVLWDYPYHGQIVEQAWFRGGHGDIGGQLAGGRHGSRLLSNIPLVWMLERATHCGLQLPEGWRARHPCDVTAPMTSMYAGWGKIFLSRQRRPTLRCPTEYIHPTALRPEPRRRKWRLRWGGAPEGEPTQG; encoded by the coding sequence ATGTCGCTGATCAAGAGCGTCCGCCACTGGCTGCGACGCCATCCCACCGTCGCCACCGAGCCCGCAACGCCGCCCGCGCGGGGCGCCCATCGCGGCCAGGTCGATCATGTCATCCTCTTCGACGGAACCTGCTCCTCGCTCGAGGCGGGGCACGAGACAAACGTCGGGCTGATCTTCAAGCTGCTGCGCGAGGAGCGCCGCTCGGTGCAGCGCACCATCTACTACGAGCCGGGCCTGCAATGGGGCGGCTGGCTGCGCATCGGCGATCTCGTGCAGGGCAAGGGGCTCAACCGTCAGATCCGGCGCGCCTACGGCTATCTCGCCTCGCACTACCAGCCGGGCGACCGGATCTTCCTTTTCGGCTATTCGCGGGGCGCCTATGCGGCGCGCTCGCTTGCCGGCGTGATCGACCGCGTGGGGCTGCTCCGCCGCGAGGAGGCGACGGAGCGCAATGTCCGTCTTGCCTGGCGCCATTACGAGCAGGGCAGCATCCGCCCGCACGCCCGCGCCTTCTCGCGCCGGCACTGCCATGCGCGGGTCGAGATCGAGATGGTGGGCATCTTCGACACGGTGAAGGCGCTGGGGCTGCGGCTTCCTCTGCTCTGGCGGCTGAGCGAGGATCGCCATGCCTTCCACAGCCACAAGCTCGGCCGCACGGTGCGCCACGGCTTCCACGCGCTGGCGCTGGACGAGACCCGCACCGTGTTCGAGCCGGTGCTCTGGGATTACCCCTATCACGGCCAGATCGTCGAACAGGCCTGGTTCCGGGGCGGGCACGGCGACATCGGAGGCCAGTTGGCCGGCGGGCGGCACGGCTCGCGGCTCCTGTCGAACATCCCGTTGGTCTGGATGCTGGAGCGCGCGACCCATTGCGGGCTGCAGCTGCCCGAGGGCTGGCGCGCGCGTCACCCCTGTGATGTCACGGCACCCATGACCAGCATGTATGCGGGTTGGGGCAAGATATTCCTCTCGCGCCAGCGCCGCCCGACCCTGCGCTGCCCGACGGAATATATCCACCCGACCGCGCTCCGCCCCGAGCCGCGGCGGCGCAAGTGGCGGCTGCGCTGGGGCGGCGCGCCCGAGGGCGAGCCCACGCAGGGCTGA
- a CDS encoding PaaI family thioesterase: MSLFAERPEDFPAAATVAGLSGMDYMQAMLEGRVPEPTIGRIMGYRLVSVEPGRVVWRGVPAFAHTNAFGGVHGGWYGTILDSAMGCAVMTGVPKGRRWTTLEFKVNITRALPVGRDILAVGISDHAGRTTAVAHGEIRDAEDDRLYATGSTTCLLLG, from the coding sequence ATGTCGCTTTTCGCCGAACGTCCCGAGGATTTCCCGGCGGCCGCCACGGTCGCAGGACTGTCGGGGATGGACTACATGCAGGCCATGCTGGAGGGCCGCGTTCCCGAACCCACCATCGGCCGCATAATGGGCTACCGGCTGGTCAGCGTCGAACCCGGGCGGGTGGTCTGGCGGGGCGTTCCGGCCTTCGCCCATACCAACGCCTTCGGCGGCGTCCACGGCGGCTGGTACGGGACGATCCTCGACAGCGCCATGGGCTGTGCGGTGATGACCGGGGTGCCGAAGGGCCGGCGCTGGACCACGCTCGAGTTCAAGGTGAACATCACCCGCGCGCTGCCGGTCGGGCGCGACATCCTCGCCGTAGGGATCTCGGATCATGCCGGCCGCACCACCGCCGTGGCCCATGGCGAGATCCGCGATGCCGAGGACGACCGGCTCTACGCCACCGGCAGCACGACCTGCCTGCTTCTGGGCTAA